A region of the Theileria equi strain WA chromosome 4 map unlocalized gcontig_1105316255039, whole genome shotgun sequence genome:
CCCTGAGGTTTTAGGAGCAATTTAGGTGCACAAGTTCACACATCTCAGTGATTCCATTACTATAATGATGTATATAGCTGTATAAAATCTTTAGAGTCTGTTGCTTCCCACGGAGGGGACTAAAATCTTAATGTACACGATCTGAACCTTAGTATGTGGTGATTATTGGGTTGAAGAATCAAGAGAATTTTCCACTCAAAACTAACGTTTCGAAATCTTACATTGAGGATTTAGGAACTTCGTCGATCTGATGGTGAGAATACGACGCTACAACACTAGGATGCTTGAATTTATGAGTCCACAACTAAAAGTAACGGGTACTACGCATGAATCTACTGAGCGTTCAACTTATAAAGCACTAAGTCGACTGTGAATGagacatttttcaaaagCATGCTGGGAACCACCCCTAGTTCTAAATTTGAAATTGTCGCAAGGTTCTTACAACATTAAATATCGGATAAATCAACTTTATAAATAGCTTGGATGTGAACATCTATCCAATAGCTCATTTGTTTGATCAAATGGTAATTTCCATAGGCACTTTCCTGGTTTAGGATAACTGGATATGTTTTAATCGTTGCATATAGGTCTAAATTGTAAATCATCTTTTGATCACTCGTTGTCTTATATATGGATCATATTTTAACACAAAAACTCGGCACTTAATCGAAACTCGATTGCGGTACTCTATCGTATGGATCATCGTAGCTTTGAAATTCACAGAAACTTTGATGTCATTTTCCCGCACGGATTTCGTAAACCTGGTCTATAAAACTGTTCATCTACTAGGTTCTGATTATTACCATTGCTGAAGCACTTTATTCAATCTCGTAACACTCTGGCTGTTGTTGCTGTTACGTGTTTTGACTACTATCGATAGTGTTGCATAGTCAGTATTCTGAATTTACGAAAATGTCATTGGTAAATATTCCTCGTTACCGTGACGATCCAAACTATCGTTACAAAATGCCTCGTATTCAATCTAGGATAGAAGGCAGAGGCAATGGGACAAAGACAAACATTTCCAACATGGGAGATATTGCTAGGGCGCTAAAGAGGCCTCCCACTTACGCAACTAAGTTTTTTGGCTGTGAATTGGGTGCAATGTCGAAGTTTGAGGAGGCAGAAGAGAAGGCTTTAATTAATGGAGCTCATACCGAAAAGGCTCTCTCCTTGATTCTGGACAAGTTCATAGAGCTCTATGTGCTATGTCCTCAGTGTCAGCTCCCGGAAATCGAAGTTATTGTCAAGAGAGGTGCGTTACACTCTTCCTGCAACGCTTGTGGTCATAAGGGAACACTCGATATGACGCATAAGGCTGCGTCCTACATGATCAAAAATCCCATTGTTTCCTCCTCAAAAATGAGTAAGGAAAGAGAACCCAAGGATGCTAAAGAAaaggagaagaaaaagaaaccAAGTAAAAAGAAGGAAGCCGGATCACCAGGAAATGAGGATCTGGTGGAGAACGAAGAACTGACCATGGAAAGTCCAGAAATTGCAGAGGTGATATCAAGGTTCCACTATTTCATTTATGGTGGAGAGAAGAAGAGCGTTGATGATTTGGCTCAGGAGCTGCACATGTTACAGCTCTCCCAGGGCTTTGATAATGTGTGCAGGTTCTTTGTTTGTCTCGCGGCCGTCTTTGGAACAATGGTCGGTGCAAGGTTAGATGATTCACCTAGTGTGGATTTGTCCAAACTTTCTCTTAAAGATACGGACGTCAGTCCAGAAGCTGGAGAATTGCCAGCTGCTCATGATGGCCGAGCACCAAATCCTTCTTCGCCAAAGCTCTCGGTAGATACGTTTAAGGACAACATCGAGGTTATTAAAGCTGCCACTGTATACACTATATCGCCAAAGGAAATTATCGGCGCCCTAGAATACTTTATATTTCAGTGTAACCCAGAGGAGGTTTCAAACTACCCCTACTATGCCCAAGCATTCTACTCGGACGATGTAGTTGAAGGTTCTGACTTTATAAGGTACTATGGAAAGTCTTCTAGGTACTCTGGCAACCTCAATGCTATATTCCTGAAGGCTAGGGAGACGATATCGCCCTTTATTCAGTGGTTGCAAGAAGATTAATGTGTCAAGAACAAATGAATAATACCAATGGGGATCAAGAGACACGATTAACTTGTTAATTACTTCATATTACAGAATAGGTATATACATGGGTCTTCTAGGCGACCAATGGTATGTCCACAAGAATGTGTAGCTCTAAGTGTATCCGTAGAGGTCAGAGGTTCAGTGCAGACTTGGAGGGCCGCCTGCGTGTAGAGAGAGGGTGTGGCGGCCCCATGACGAAGGGCGTCGATATCGTATCACTGACCCCTGCCGGAATTTAGATTTTATAATCAGTTTTCTACTTTGttccattttataaaaGTTTGTGATTTGAGAATCCGAAACCCTAGTTTCTCCAAGGTTTGTTAATTTCTGTACTTGGGTCTTCGTGCCCCCGTACTCTGTGTTCTGGCCCCTGCGCGGTTCTTAATCACTGTACAACAGTTATAACGTTTATTTAGGTTGTCAATAGCTTGCTAATTTTGATTTAAAAGAATACATACCCCCAGAAATGACTGAAGACGGATCACCAGAGGTCATTAACTACGTCGATGAGGACGATCGCGTTACTGACCTTCCCTCTGCCATCCAAAAGGTTTTAACATTCGCCCTTGCCCATGGTGGACTTGTCAGAGGTCTACATGAGGTTGCAAAGGCACTCGACTCCAAGACAGCTCAGGTCTGCTTCCTATCCAAGGGATGCTCCGAGCCAGCATACGTAAAGTTGGTCCAAGCTCTCTGCAAGGAGCACTCTATCCCACTCATCGAAACCGATTGTGACTCAAAGACTCTCGGACAGTGGGCAGGTCTCTGCAAGTACGACGTTGAGGGAAAGCCAAGGAAAATTGTAGGCGCCACAAGTGTAGCCGTCAAGGACTTTGGTGAAGAATCCGAGGCACTCGCATTCTTGCAAAACCACATTGCCAACCTCAAAAACTAGAAATTCATACATATATAAACTACCAGACAAATTACTGAGCACCCTTGAGGGCATGGACCTCCTTGGTCAGCTGCCTCGCAAATGCATTTACAGTGTTACATCCCTTTCTAGAGAGTCTCCTGCCATGCTTCAACATGTCCTGCTCAAGGAAACCAACCGATTCGAGCTGCTGAACAATGGAACGAATAATCTTTCCAGAGGCTCTGCAAGTATGATTTGGAGCAGATCCGTTGCGCTTCTTGCTGCTGTAAACCTTCCTAAGTCTATCAATACCGGAATCTGGGTGAAAGTACAAGTGACGCAAGATAGCGGCAGCCCTAACGTAGAACCAGTTTGGGTTCTGCGGAGACAATTCCTTTGCTACACTTGTTTTGGCATAGTCGATCCACTTGGGGCACTCAATGTATCCCTTGAGCTTCATATGCTCTGCAAATGCTGTGATAAAAAGGTCAGCATTGCAGTCCTTGAGAGATGTGTTGAATCTGCGGTAGGGAACGTCGGCGTCAGCACCCTTTACACGAAACTTTGAGATATCTATTGTCGATTCCATTTTATCTGTAAATTAAAATGAGCGTAAAGTTGTGGTAAAGTATGGAGTGGACGTATAAAAACAAGGGAATGTAGACGTGGTCCCAACTAGGGCTCGTTCCCATCACCATTTCAGGCCAAAAAACCATAGACAGATCCTCATATTGCAAAATGTATTGTTTTATGTGTCTCTAATGGTAACTATGCCGAGCAAAGTGGTCACGCAGAACTAAAAACAACAGACCCTAGCAAAACAACGGGAAAGGTCCACGAGAAAACGTACAATAACGATGTATAGAGACAGAAACTAACCTCGAAaataaaatttaaaaatgtgaaAATTTGTTGTCAAAAAGCGTACTGAGCTTCTCGGCTTATTTCATCCTGTCCCTTCCGTTAATGGGGAAGTTGTCACCGGTTTGTCATTTACAAACAAAAGTCACATTTCACCCTTTCACTCATATTTTGCCAATATTCGGCCATGATCTACTCATATCTAACGTAAATTCGGCTAGGGTGATTCAATGGTTCGACTGGTCTCTGAGGTTCTTCCAAAATTGTTTCCTCTCTTCTCAACACC
Encoded here:
- a CDS encoding eukaryotic translation initiation factor 5, putative (encoded by transcript BEWA_052630A) yields the protein MSLVNIPRYRDDPNYRYKMPRIQSRIEGRGNGTKTNISNMGDIARALKRPPTYATKFFGCELGAMSKFEEAEEKALINGAHTEKALSLILDKFIELYVLCPQCQLPEIEVIVKRGALHSSCNACGHKGTLDMTHKAASYMIKNPIVSSSKMSKEREPKDAKEKEKKKKPSKKKEAGSPGNEDLVENEELTMESPEIAEVISRFHYFIYGGEKKSVDDLAQELHMLQLSQGFDNVCRFFVCLAAVFGTMVGARLDDSPSVDLSKLSLKDTDVSPEAGELPAAHDGRAPNPSSPKLSVDTFKDNIEVIKAATVYTISPKEIIGALEYFIFQCNPEEVSNYPYYAQAFYSDDVVEGSDFIRYYGKSSRYSGNLNAIFLKARETISPFIQWLQED
- a CDS encoding 40S ribosomal protein S12, putative (encoded by transcript BEWA_052640A) — encoded protein: MTEDGSPEVINYVDEDDRVTDLPSAIQKVLTFALAHGGLVRGLHEVAKALDSKTAQVCFLSKGCSEPAYVKLVQALCKEHSIPLIETDCDSKTLGQWAGLCKYDVEGKPRKIVGATSVAVKDFGEESEALAFLQNHIANLKN
- a CDS encoding 40S ribosomal protein S19, putative (encoded by transcript BEWA_052650A); the protein is MESTIDISKFRVKGADADVPYRRFNTSLKDCNADLFITAFAEHMKLKGYIECPKWIDYAKTSVAKELSPQNPNWFYVRAAAILRHLYFHPDSGIDRLRKVYSSKKRNGSAPNHTCRASGKIIRSIVQQLESVGFLEQDMLKHGRRLSRKGCNTVNAFARQLTKEVHALKGAQ